The genomic DNA AAACTTCCTGATTTTTTCTTTTGGAACATTTTCAAAACGTTCAGCTTTAGTAAGACCTACATCATTTGCCAGAATAACAAGATCTGCTGAATCAATATCTTTTTTTGAGAGCTGGTTTTCTATTCCGAGAGCTCCCTGAATCTCTACTTTACAACTGTGTCCTTTTGCTTTGGCAGCTTTTTTAATTGCTTCAGCGGACATATAAGAGTGTGCGATACCTGTGGCACATGATGTAACAGCAATAATTTTCATAATATACCTCCCTTGGCATAACCGGCAGAATAGTCAGCCGGATTATGCATAAAATTTTAAGTTTTGGAGAATTTCATTTTTAATCATCAGTACCTGCAGTTTCTATTAATGTCATAAGCTCACTGTGATTATTTACCAGATCCAGTGCTTTTACAAATTCGTCGTTTGCCAGAAGACCGGCAAGTTTTGCCAGAATGCGGAGATGATTGTTAGAAATATCATTTTCCGATATGGCAAGCATAAATATATATCTGACATCACCTTTTTCGTCATAAGATTCATAAGGAAATATATCAGAACATCTGCAAAAAGCCATTCCTGGTTTTAGGACTTCTTTACATCTGCCGTGCGGAAGTGCGATAAGATTTCCCATATATGTGGATCCCAGAGTTTCCCGATGTTCCAGTGAATGCTTAAATGCACAGGCATCAGAAACAATTCCGGATTTTTCAAATTTTTTGGATAATATATCAAACATTGTTTCTTTGTTTTGAAATGGTTCATGATTTAGAATAACCAGATTATTCGGAATCACATCTGATAAATTAATTTCTTTCACAAATGTACATCTCCTTTAAAAATAAGTTATTTTCCGTTTTTGAAAGC from Sebaldella termitidis ATCC 33386 includes the following:
- a CDS encoding PTS sugar transporter subunit IIA; translation: MKEINLSDVIPNNLVILNHEPFQNKETMFDILSKKFEKSGIVSDACAFKHSLEHRETLGSTYMGNLIALPHGRCKEVLKPGMAFCRCSDIFPYESYDEKGDVRYIFMLAISENDISNNHLRILAKLAGLLANDEFVKALDLVNNHSELMTLIETAGTDD
- a CDS encoding PTS fructose transporter subunit IIB, producing MKIIAVTSCATGIAHSYMSAEAIKKAAKAKGHSCKVEIQGALGIENQLSKKDIDSADLVILANDVGLTKAERFENVPKEKIRKFSPHEIIKKPDIIFE